The following are from one region of the Ruficoccus sp. ZRK36 genome:
- a CDS encoding DUF1573 domain-containing protein, whose translation MPVEAGQEQAVGVYAFTNTGNEPVTILDIHSNCGCTVPELEKKTYEPGESGEIKAIFTLGDRTGPQRKVLTVNTDMPGRPITRLVLEANIPKLMTITPRILICEQGSPVRIKRSM comes from the coding sequence GTGCCGGTGGAGGCGGGGCAGGAGCAGGCTGTCGGGGTGTATGCCTTTACGAATACCGGCAATGAGCCGGTGACGATTCTGGATATCCACTCCAACTGCGGCTGCACGGTGCCTGAGCTGGAAAAAAAGACTTACGAGCCGGGCGAATCCGGCGAGATCAAGGCCATCTTTACCCTCGGTGACCGTACCGGACCACAACGTAAGGTGCTGACGGTGAACACAGATATGCCTGGGCGCCCGATCACCCGCCTTGTCCTGGAGGCCAATATCCCCAAGTTGATGACCATCACGCCCAGAATTCTCATCTGTGAACAGGGGTCGCCAGTGAGAATAAAGAGATCTATGTAA
- a CDS encoding ABC transporter permease has product MQSIRNFLDYVGECVLVFLRSLYYLPTVPRQFDRVVFHCYHIGYRTMPMVLIMTFFLGAVLALQTGYSLQDIPGMNVYQGSISGQGMSRELAPLITALLLAGRVGSSTTAEIASMKVYHEVDALRTMNIPPERLLVMPRLVAIIVMMPLMVGFGIFVGWYGGALAASKVPFINLSTEMYWANLKDVVSFQDIIDGQIKGMVFGVAVILVACTRGLRTRGGPREIGMSVTSAVVASMVIILLLDFILTLLLM; this is encoded by the coding sequence ATGCAGTCTATCCGTAATTTTCTGGATTATGTCGGCGAGTGCGTGCTGGTGTTCCTGCGTTCGCTCTACTACCTGCCGACAGTGCCGCGGCAGTTCGACCGGGTTGTCTTTCATTGCTACCATATCGGTTATCGGACGATGCCGATGGTGCTGATCATGACGTTTTTCCTCGGCGCGGTGCTGGCGCTCCAGACCGGCTACAGCCTGCAGGATATTCCGGGGATGAACGTTTACCAGGGGTCGATCTCGGGGCAGGGGATGTCTCGCGAGCTGGCCCCGCTGATCACGGCGTTGCTTCTGGCCGGGCGTGTCGGCTCCTCGACCACGGCGGAGATTGCCTCCATGAAGGTTTACCACGAGGTGGACGCGCTGCGTACGATGAATATCCCGCCCGAGCGCCTGCTGGTGATGCCGCGTCTGGTAGCGATCATCGTGATGATGCCGCTCATGGTCGGCTTCGGGATTTTCGTCGGCTGGTACGGGGGCGCACTGGCCGCGAGTAAGGTGCCCTTTATCAACCTGAGCACGGAGATGTACTGGGCGAACCTGAAGGACGTAGTCAGCTTTCAGGACATTATCGACGGCCAGATCAAGGGCATGGTCTTTGGGGTGGCCGTCATCCTCGTCGCCTGCACACGTGGTCTGCGGACCAGGGGCGGGCCGCGTGAGATCGGTATGTCCGTGACCTCGGCGGTGGTTGCCTCGATGGTGATCATCCTGCTGCTGGACTTTATTTTAACCCTCCTGCTGATGTAA
- a CDS encoding RsmD family RNA methyltransferase: protein MRITGGQARGIPLKTPKQGEIRPATDYLRQAVFSSLAAEVPDTRVLDLFAGSGAYGLEALSRGASSAVFVEKDRPCVACLQANLAATTKSLGTDSSVARIDARNVLQWTPSEAFDLIFVDPPYALWHEQTAALAGLLRALASFNPEATFILEAPGAEEPEPGPGFTLRKRIGKGKTQPAAWVFEYRA from the coding sequence ATGCGCATCACCGGCGGACAGGCTCGGGGCATCCCCCTCAAAACTCCCAAGCAGGGCGAGATCCGCCCCGCCACCGACTATCTGCGGCAGGCGGTCTTTTCCTCCCTGGCCGCAGAGGTGCCCGACACCCGCGTGCTGGACCTGTTTGCCGGCAGCGGCGCCTACGGGCTGGAGGCTCTCAGCCGCGGAGCCAGCAGCGCGGTCTTTGTCGAAAAAGACCGGCCATGCGTGGCCTGCCTCCAGGCTAACCTCGCCGCGACAACCAAGTCCCTCGGGACCGACAGTAGCGTCGCCCGCATCGACGCCCGCAACGTCCTGCAGTGGACGCCCTCCGAAGCCTTTGACCTGATCTTCGTCGATCCGCCCTATGCCCTGTGGCACGAGCAGACCGCGGCCCTGGCCGGGCTGCTGCGGGCCCTCGCTTCGTTTAACCCCGAGGCTACGTTCATCCTTGAGGCACCCGGTGCCGAGGAGCCGGAGCCGGGCCCGGGCTTCACCCTACGCAAGCGCATCGGTAAAGGCAAAACACAGCCCGCCGCATGGGTCTTTGAATACCGGGCCTAG
- a CDS encoding GDP-mannose 4,6-dehydratase — MPVAFITGITGQDGSYLCELLLENGYTVHGLVHRPDTLVNSNIGHLVRDDTICGKRLHLHNGAFEDATHLRRIINKARPDEFYHLAGQSSPRLSLELPETTVDSIGMATLRLLEIIRDLDHAPKFLYASSAEVFGSPAHSPQDEATPLRPTTPYGAAKMLSQELCRIYRTAYKLPTCAAILYNHESPRRRSTFVTMKVAQAVAQIKLGHQKELTLGSLAGKRDWGWAPDYVRGMWMMLQADPVDDFVLATGVLHSVEELVDSAFQCVDLNWRDYVRHDPSLVTAVEPYAPCGNPAKARRLLGWKNSVPMEEMMERLVAYCMDKLK; from the coding sequence ATGCCGGTCGCTTTTATTACGGGAATCACTGGACAGGACGGATCGTACCTGTGCGAGTTACTGTTGGAGAACGGTTACACGGTTCACGGACTGGTTCACCGCCCGGATACGCTGGTTAACAGTAACATCGGCCATCTCGTGCGGGATGACACTATCTGCGGCAAGCGTCTCCACCTGCACAACGGAGCCTTTGAAGATGCTACCCATCTGCGCCGCATCATTAATAAGGCCCGTCCGGATGAGTTCTACCACCTGGCTGGCCAGTCCAGCCCGCGTTTGAGCCTGGAACTGCCGGAGACGACGGTGGACAGCATCGGCATGGCAACGCTGCGGCTGTTGGAAATTATTCGTGACCTGGATCATGCTCCGAAGTTCCTCTACGCCTCCAGTGCAGAGGTTTTTGGCTCACCGGCTCACTCACCACAGGATGAAGCGACCCCCTTGCGTCCTACTACGCCGTACGGGGCGGCTAAGATGCTTTCCCAGGAACTGTGCCGGATCTATCGTACGGCCTATAAGCTGCCTACCTGTGCGGCGATCCTTTATAACCACGAGTCCCCCCGCCGCCGCAGCACCTTTGTGACGATGAAGGTCGCGCAGGCCGTCGCCCAGATCAAGCTTGGGCATCAGAAGGAGCTGACGCTGGGCAGCCTGGCCGGTAAGCGTGACTGGGGATGGGCGCCGGACTATGTGCGCGGCATGTGGATGATGCTTCAGGCCGACCCGGTGGATGATTTTGTGCTCGCGACCGGGGTCCTGCACAGCGTCGAGGAGCTGGTGGATTCAGCCTTTCAATGCGTAGATTTAAACTGGCGCGACTATGTCCGCCACGATCCGTCTCTCGTGACGGCGGTCGAGCCCTACGCCCCTTGCGGTAATCCTGCCAAGGCCCGCCGCTTGCTGGGCTGGAAAAACTCTGTCCCCATGGAAGAAATGATGGAGCGGCTGGTTGCGTATTGCATGGACAAGCTAAAATAA
- a CDS encoding ATP-binding cassette domain-containing protein, translating into MSRKKHNYLAEGERRAVGVNIQHVNKRFHDQVVLKDVHFNIEPGETFVLMGPSGAGKSTLMRAIVNLEGVDSGDILINGESAFRQQTHVRMHTAIVFQAGGLFNSLTVYDNLAFYPREHRLYDRKTLQDKVHYTLQILNLEGCADKYPSELSGGMRKRVAIARSLLIEPRLLLYDEPTSELDPLSAANIAEVIGTLREEFDLTSIIVSHDRDLAMNIGERVALMERGRVVTIDTPEGLCASTDPIVCEFLQPSINCQKPRFRQAAGSPTPY; encoded by the coding sequence ATGAGCCGCAAGAAACACAACTATCTGGCAGAGGGCGAACGCCGCGCGGTCGGCGTGAATATCCAGCACGTCAACAAACGCTTTCACGACCAGGTCGTGCTCAAGGACGTGCACTTCAACATCGAGCCGGGCGAGACCTTTGTCCTCATGGGGCCCAGTGGTGCCGGTAAGAGCACGCTGATGCGCGCTATCGTGAACCTCGAAGGCGTGGACTCCGGCGATATCCTGATCAATGGCGAGTCGGCCTTTCGGCAGCAGACGCATGTGCGAATGCACACCGCGATCGTTTTCCAGGCGGGGGGGCTTTTTAACTCCCTCACCGTCTACGACAACCTCGCCTTTTACCCGCGTGAGCACCGTCTCTACGACCGTAAGACGCTCCAGGACAAGGTCCACTACACCCTGCAGATCCTTAATCTCGAAGGCTGCGCGGACAAGTACCCTTCCGAGCTCTCCGGCGGCATGCGCAAGCGCGTGGCCATCGCCCGCTCACTCCTGATCGAGCCGCGCCTGCTGCTCTACGATGAGCCCACCTCGGAGCTCGATCCACTCTCGGCTGCGAACATCGCGGAGGTCATCGGCACGCTCAGGGAGGAGTTTGACCTGACGAGCATCATTGTCTCCCACGACCGCGATCTGGCCATGAATATCGGTGAACGCGTCGCCCTGATGGAAAGAGGCCGTGTCGTGACGATTGACACGCCCGAGGGGCTCTGTGCCTCCACCGACCCGATCGTATGCGAATTTCTCCAACCCAGTATCAACTGCCAGAAGCCGCGCTTCCGGCAGGCCGCCGGTTCCCCGACCCCGTATTAA
- a CDS encoding MlaD family protein gives MNQSSQSIRVGLFFLLGVGMLWLMYKTLSNPAVRTDDSFRIVAAFNDLRELKVSDEVRMSGVRVGSVLETDLIDGKAVAVLAIRSKYPIPDNSRATIQAAGIIGTNYVSITYGDSSAMLETGSDIETFETPGFAQVVSEIGKLGEQMDQAFSQLHESLSVFAGDNGEDSLFANLNHLLSENKDRLSKTMANMEQISGDLANYRGSLGKLIEDEEAYDRLITMTENLNAATEQANAFLLQLQATDTALGAMVYDETLGAKVRTSFDNIEEFTIKLNSPSNTLGRILANDELYLQTQETLKEVDDAVEQFSGGSVGSAAGALSNGLF, from the coding sequence ATGAACCAAAGCTCGCAATCCATCCGCGTAGGCCTGTTTTTCCTCCTCGGCGTCGGCATGCTGTGGCTCATGTATAAGACCCTTTCGAATCCAGCTGTACGCACGGACGACAGCTTTCGCATCGTCGCAGCCTTTAACGATCTGCGTGAGCTGAAAGTCTCGGACGAGGTCCGCATGTCCGGTGTCCGCGTGGGCAGCGTGCTGGAGACAGACCTGATCGACGGTAAGGCTGTGGCCGTGCTGGCCATCCGCTCAAAGTACCCCATCCCGGATAACTCCCGCGCCACCATCCAGGCTGCGGGGATCATTGGTACGAACTACGTCAGCATCACCTATGGCGATTCCTCGGCGATGCTGGAGACGGGGAGCGATATTGAGACGTTTGAAACACCGGGCTTTGCCCAGGTGGTCTCCGAGATCGGTAAGCTTGGGGAGCAGATGGATCAGGCCTTCAGCCAGCTCCATGAGTCGCTGAGCGTTTTCGCCGGGGACAACGGAGAGGACTCGCTCTTCGCGAACCTCAACCACCTGCTCTCTGAGAACAAGGACCGCCTCAGCAAGACCATGGCAAACATGGAGCAGATCAGCGGCGACCTGGCCAACTACCGTGGCTCGCTCGGTAAGCTTATCGAGGACGAGGAGGCCTACGACCGCCTCATCACCATGACGGAGAATCTCAATGCGGCCACCGAGCAGGCCAACGCCTTCCTGCTCCAGCTCCAGGCCACCGACACGGCACTGGGGGCGATGGTCTACGACGAGACGCTCGGGGCCAAGGTCCGCACCTCTTTTGACAATATCGAGGAGTTCACCATCAAGCTGAACTCCCCCAGTAATACGCTCGGCCGCATCCTCGCCAATGACGAGCTCTACCTGCAAACGCAGGAGACGCTCAAGGAGGTGGATGACGCCGTCGAGCAGTTCAGCGGGGGTAGTGTTGGCTCCGCCGCTGGCGCACTTTCTAATGGCTTATTCTAA
- a CDS encoding sulfatase has product MPIRNVIYIHAHDMGRYISPYGYAIPTPHLEAFSRQATLFRQAYCCGPTCSPSRAGLLTGVTPHESGMLGLAHRGFNFTHPEYHLGHYLKGRGFETALCGIQHEFHDHMEQMPYEHVRTESAGRDHEGMDRTWMRAAKDFLGQSHERPFFLSYGVFYPHRPFARGDDAFSDADGLQPPAPLPDVEAVRSDMADYHRTVNLADACMGEVFEAIRSHGHDKDSLIIVTTDHGIAFPKMKCNLTAHGTGVTLMMSYPGNPCAGRSVNALTSHLDVYPTICDLLGLEPPGHLQGHSLRPVLEGTQGEVRSEVFSEVTFHAAYEPMRSIRTARHNLICHYESKYPLSNCDDSPSKDYMLEYGWGQQRVKAVELYDLVNDPNEANDVSDSVEYRLVRDELMQRLQAWMTQTSDPLLDGPVPAPPGSTVNTPESVTPSAGPFLQT; this is encoded by the coding sequence ATGCCTATTCGTAACGTCATCTATATCCACGCGCATGACATGGGGCGGTATATTTCCCCTTACGGTTATGCGATTCCCACTCCGCATCTGGAGGCCTTTTCCCGGCAGGCGACTCTTTTTCGTCAGGCCTATTGCTGTGGGCCGACTTGCTCGCCCAGCCGAGCGGGACTCTTGACGGGGGTGACCCCTCACGAGTCTGGCATGCTCGGGCTGGCCCACCGCGGTTTCAACTTCACTCATCCAGAGTACCATCTGGGGCACTACCTGAAAGGGCGGGGCTTTGAGACGGCGTTGTGCGGCATCCAGCACGAGTTCCACGATCACATGGAGCAGATGCCGTACGAGCATGTCCGCACGGAGAGTGCCGGGAGAGACCATGAGGGGATGGACCGCACCTGGATGCGGGCAGCGAAAGATTTCCTCGGGCAGTCGCACGAGCGGCCCTTTTTCCTCTCCTATGGCGTTTTTTATCCCCATCGGCCATTCGCGCGTGGTGATGACGCCTTTTCTGATGCTGATGGCCTTCAGCCTCCAGCGCCTCTCCCCGATGTGGAAGCGGTCCGTAGCGATATGGCGGACTACCACCGTACGGTAAATCTCGCCGATGCCTGCATGGGGGAGGTCTTTGAAGCGATCCGCAGCCACGGCCACGACAAGGACTCGCTTATCATCGTTACGACCGATCACGGTATCGCCTTCCCGAAGATGAAGTGCAACCTGACCGCGCACGGGACAGGGGTGACGCTGATGATGAGCTATCCCGGCAACCCCTGTGCCGGTCGCTCGGTCAATGCGCTGACCTCGCACCTCGACGTCTACCCGACGATATGCGATCTGCTGGGGCTTGAGCCTCCGGGGCACCTCCAGGGGCACTCGCTGCGGCCCGTGCTGGAGGGCACGCAGGGGGAAGTTCGCAGTGAGGTCTTCTCCGAGGTCACTTTCCATGCTGCCTATGAGCCGATGCGCTCGATCCGGACGGCTCGGCATAATCTCATCTGTCACTACGAGTCGAAGTACCCGCTCTCGAATTGCGATGACTCCCCGAGTAAGGACTACATGCTGGAGTATGGCTGGGGGCAGCAGCGCGTCAAAGCGGTCGAGCTTTACGATCTTGTGAATGACCCGAACGAGGCAAATGATGTTTCCGACTCTGTCGAGTACCGGCTAGTGCGTGATGAGCTGATGCAGCGTTTGCAGGCCTGGATGACGCAGACGAGTGATCCGCTGCTGGACGGGCCGGTCCCGGCTCCACCGGGCAGCACGGTCAACACCCCCGAATCTGTCACCCCGTCTGCGGGACCCTTTTTGCAGACTTGA
- a CDS encoding PEP-CTERM sorting domain-containing protein: MKTFFTLPIAVASLLTLATTASAATLATWTAPESTTPASPGYTINDGVLPANSPFTYSTNTSTWFARGDSSDLVNVYNQGWTVAQQQDAAIAAESYIEFSLTADENYQFDVTDISANIAAQSLAYTATEAMDVYAFIRTSVDDYATTVGDATLNLPASPQDSTATRSGTVTATSLDPEYSSITGTVTYRIYYYIDTAAVSTNQVLRLYSTTIEGTTSVIPEPATMGLFGGAFALAMMLWVRRRR, translated from the coding sequence ATGAAGACCTTTTTTACCCTTCCTATCGCGGTTGCCAGCCTGTTAACCCTGGCCACCACGGCTTCTGCTGCAACTCTGGCGACATGGACGGCACCGGAGAGCACAACGCCTGCGAGCCCCGGGTACACGATCAACGACGGTGTGCTCCCGGCGAACTCGCCTTTTACGTATTCGACCAACACCAGTACCTGGTTTGCGCGTGGTGACTCCAGTGATCTGGTGAATGTGTATAATCAGGGATGGACGGTGGCGCAGCAGCAGGATGCGGCTATCGCTGCGGAGTCCTACATCGAGTTTTCCCTGACTGCCGATGAGAACTACCAGTTTGATGTCACTGATATTTCGGCGAATATTGCTGCCCAGAGTCTGGCTTATACGGCGACAGAGGCGATGGATGTCTATGCGTTTATCCGGACGAGTGTGGATGATTATGCGACGACCGTGGGCGATGCTACGCTCAACCTTCCGGCTTCACCTCAGGATAGCACCGCCACTCGCTCCGGGACGGTCACTGCTACCTCTCTCGACCCCGAGTACAGCTCGATTACCGGGACCGTGACCTATCGCATCTACTATTACATCGATACGGCCGCTGTTAGCACTAACCAGGTCTTGCGTTTGTACTCCACGACGATCGAAGGAACGACATCGGTTATTCCCGAGCCGGCCACGATGGGGCTGTTTGGCGGGGCCTTTGCCCTGGCAATGATGCTTTGGGTGCGCCGTCGCCGCTAG
- a CDS encoding PD-(D/E)XK nuclease family protein produces the protein MIQPLEHDHNGQHPSTDGLLDHISASTVKLYLTCPLKFWYKKVLKLSEPVSPSLHLGKAVHAALQHFHRARWRGECHERTTVIEAFTQAFNAPEEPLVYPDIDTRQTNHDKGIKMVEAYLDSEHGQMTELPLGVEVQLEEDLPVLPSPVLGYIDLVRVGNVPVDYKTCASTPNVQLEAFQHEVQLTLYQLLIESATGEKVEGRELVFIVKTKVPKIIVHRLAPASEREKQRVLDIACAAVDGIYHERFHPQPGMHCAWCSYRSQCAKWTGGAR, from the coding sequence ATGATCCAGCCACTGGAACACGACCACAACGGCCAGCATCCCTCCACCGATGGCCTGCTTGATCACATCTCGGCCAGCACGGTCAAACTCTACCTGACCTGTCCGCTGAAGTTCTGGTACAAGAAGGTCCTTAAGTTGTCCGAGCCTGTCTCCCCCAGCCTGCACCTGGGTAAGGCTGTCCACGCCGCCTTGCAGCACTTCCACCGCGCTCGCTGGCGTGGGGAGTGCCATGAGCGGACGACGGTGATCGAGGCCTTCACACAGGCGTTTAATGCACCTGAGGAGCCCCTTGTGTATCCGGATATAGATACGCGTCAGACCAATCACGACAAAGGCATCAAGATGGTCGAGGCCTACCTGGACTCCGAGCACGGGCAGATGACAGAGCTTCCGCTCGGTGTCGAAGTCCAACTGGAGGAGGACCTGCCGGTGCTTCCCAGCCCGGTTTTGGGCTACATTGACCTGGTTCGGGTGGGCAACGTGCCGGTCGATTACAAGACCTGTGCGAGCACCCCAAACGTCCAGCTCGAAGCCTTCCAGCACGAGGTACAGCTCACGCTCTACCAACTGTTGATCGAGTCGGCCACGGGCGAAAAGGTCGAGGGCCGCGAACTGGTTTTCATCGTAAAAACCAAGGTCCCGAAGATTATCGTACACCGGCTGGCACCGGCGAGCGAACGAGAGAAACAGCGCGTGCTGGACATTGCCTGTGCGGCGGTGGACGGCATTTACCATGAGCGGTTTCATCCACAGCCAGGCATGCACTGTGCCTGGTGCAGCTACCGCTCGCAGTGCGCAAAATGGACGGGAGGGGCGCGATGA
- a CDS encoding RsmE family RNA methyltransferase, producing the protein MGENPLNLILLHSREEAAHLHADDPRVRHVREVLRMGPGDVFFVGLPNGPRGRAKILADEGKDGLWLSVEWEPSAPVAQPLVLLVGLPRPQTARRILHDAASLGVRAIHFFQAQKGEPSYAESRLWQSDEWTRRLHEGAAQAFSTVIPDVTHATGLAECIDGMEAIVRGRYALDVYESTSPLAGIKPTVTFSAGGRTPCLALAIGPERGWSDQEREVLRSADFELVHLGERVLRAETAVVAGATLALATLGALDQPYLSEDI; encoded by the coding sequence ATGGGAGAAAATCCTTTGAACCTGATCCTGCTCCACAGCCGTGAAGAGGCTGCCCATCTACACGCGGATGACCCGCGTGTGCGCCATGTGCGGGAGGTCCTCCGGATGGGGCCGGGCGATGTCTTTTTTGTCGGTCTGCCCAATGGTCCGCGTGGTCGTGCTAAAATCCTGGCCGACGAGGGGAAGGATGGTCTTTGGCTGAGTGTCGAGTGGGAGCCTTCGGCTCCGGTTGCGCAACCGCTTGTGCTGCTAGTGGGGTTACCTCGGCCTCAGACTGCGCGGCGCATCCTGCATGACGCCGCGTCGCTGGGCGTGCGGGCCATACACTTTTTCCAGGCTCAAAAAGGTGAACCCTCCTATGCGGAAAGTCGCCTGTGGCAGTCTGACGAGTGGACCCGGCGACTACATGAGGGTGCTGCACAGGCCTTTAGCACAGTGATTCCTGACGTGACCCATGCGACCGGTCTGGCTGAGTGTATCGACGGCATGGAGGCAATCGTGCGTGGGCGTTATGCGCTGGATGTCTACGAATCTACGTCGCCGCTGGCGGGTATTAAACCCACGGTGACATTCTCGGCAGGGGGGCGGACTCCCTGCCTGGCGCTGGCCATCGGCCCGGAAAGAGGCTGGTCGGATCAGGAACGTGAGGTCTTGCGTAGTGCAGACTTTGAGCTGGTGCATTTGGGCGAGCGCGTGCTGAGGGCCGAGACCGCCGTGGTAGCGGGAGCGACCCTGGCCCTGGCCACTCTCGGTGCACTCGATCAGCCCTATCTCAGCGAGGATATTTAA
- a CDS encoding tetratricopeptide repeat protein: protein MKRLLLPLIVACLAYAPILRADSDITFSDEKTGSNNYTVDRYLYDQDGELTLQPVSILEYAKATQDYQAATRLYRHGRGDNKDWKDAFERFGQAAEAGHAEAQFYLARMYQYGHYTYQDFEKAYHWYQVAGANGSFRAYNNLGYMENTGQGREPNIERAIEYYQKSSDMGFSMASGNLANIYRDGEMGIPADINRALHYQRLALLQWDYFSSDYLKDLAKWTIFESDETDPVAIEQALRTLELLEETGNASAAYLLGYYYDREDGEYAEKESFKHFLKSAEGGITDGMIKSGHKLYNGIGTEKDREAALFWYRKTLDQDEDNKYAIYMMGLFYYRGEVVEKDYPQAIEHFLHALKLKNRFAGDYLAWMAWEGEGSEVDKTQAYAYYLLAGDTLDKRGRNNAEELRGELLPEQLQQAEQIAKDFRALHWGEEQD from the coding sequence ATGAAACGCCTCCTCCTGCCCCTTATCGTAGCCTGCCTGGCATACGCCCCCATCCTTCGCGCCGACAGCGATATAACTTTTTCGGACGAAAAAACAGGCAGCAACAACTACACCGTCGATCGCTATCTATACGATCAGGACGGAGAGTTAACCCTCCAGCCTGTTTCCATCCTCGAATACGCTAAAGCCACTCAGGACTATCAGGCTGCGACACGACTCTATCGACACGGGCGGGGAGACAACAAAGACTGGAAAGACGCCTTCGAGCGCTTTGGACAAGCCGCTGAAGCCGGGCACGCCGAGGCACAGTTTTACCTGGCCCGCATGTATCAGTATGGTCACTACACCTACCAGGACTTTGAGAAAGCCTACCACTGGTACCAGGTAGCCGGTGCCAACGGGTCGTTCCGCGCCTATAACAACCTGGGCTACATGGAAAACACCGGTCAGGGCCGCGAGCCCAACATCGAGCGAGCCATCGAGTATTACCAGAAATCCTCTGACATGGGCTTTTCCATGGCCTCAGGTAATCTCGCCAATATCTACCGCGACGGCGAGATGGGAATCCCCGCTGACATCAACCGCGCCCTCCACTACCAGCGCCTTGCCCTGCTCCAGTGGGATTACTTCTCCAGCGACTACCTCAAGGATTTAGCCAAATGGACCATCTTTGAAAGCGATGAAACCGACCCCGTCGCCATCGAGCAAGCCCTGCGCACGCTCGAACTGCTGGAGGAGACCGGAAACGCAAGCGCAGCCTATCTGCTCGGATATTATTATGACAGGGAAGATGGCGAGTACGCCGAGAAGGAGTCGTTCAAGCATTTCCTGAAATCCGCAGAAGGTGGCATCACCGACGGCATGATCAAGAGCGGCCACAAGCTCTATAACGGCATCGGCACAGAAAAGGACCGGGAAGCCGCACTTTTCTGGTACCGGAAGACTCTCGATCAGGATGAGGACAACAAGTATGCGATTTATATGATGGGGTTATTCTACTACCGCGGAGAGGTCGTCGAAAAAGATTACCCCCAAGCCATTGAGCATTTCCTCCACGCCTTGAAGCTCAAAAACCGTTTCGCCGGAGACTACCTGGCCTGGATGGCCTGGGAGGGAGAGGGATCGGAAGTCGATAAAACACAGGCCTACGCCTACTACCTGCTAGCCGGAGACACACTTGATAAACGGGGCCGCAATAATGCCGAAGAATTACGCGGCGAGCTCCTGCCCGAGCAACTTCAGCAGGCCGAGCAGATCGCCAAAGACTTTCGTGCTCTGCACTGGGGCGAAGAGCAGGATTGA
- the gmd gene encoding GDP-mannose 4,6-dehydratase: MKKALITGITGQDGSYLAELLLEKGYEVHGIVRRSSSMNRGRIDHLQSYEEGEGKRLFLHYGDLADSVALVKLLYNVQPDEIYNLAAQSHVRVSFDIPEYTVDAVGTGAVRILEAIREAGLGKHVRYYQASSSEMFGKVQEVPQTERTPLYPRSPYSCAKVMAHYLTINYRESYGLFACSGILFNHESPRRGETFVTRKITRAVARIKAGLQDKLYLGNLDARRDWGYAKEYVEAMWLMLQQDEPDDYVVATNETHSIRDFLEASFNSVDLDWKEFVEFDKRFLRPAEVDLLIGDYTKAKTKLGWEPRTRMKGLAELMVQADVDLLKKERA; encoded by the coding sequence ATGAAAAAAGCACTCATTACCGGCATTACGGGACAGGATGGTTCCTACTTGGCCGAACTTCTTTTGGAAAAGGGCTACGAGGTCCACGGGATTGTTCGTCGTTCCAGCTCGATGAACCGGGGCCGTATCGACCACCTGCAGTCGTATGAAGAGGGCGAGGGCAAGCGCTTGTTCCTGCATTATGGTGACTTGGCCGACTCTGTCGCCTTGGTGAAGCTGCTCTATAACGTGCAGCCGGATGAAATTTACAACCTGGCCGCCCAGAGCCATGTGCGTGTCAGTTTCGATATCCCCGAGTATACGGTTGATGCCGTCGGGACGGGAGCTGTCCGCATTTTGGAGGCCATCCGTGAGGCCGGTCTGGGGAAGCATGTGCGCTACTACCAGGCATCGTCCTCGGAAATGTTCGGTAAGGTCCAGGAAGTGCCGCAGACAGAGCGCACGCCGCTCTACCCGCGCTCGCCTTATTCCTGCGCGAAGGTCATGGCCCACTACCTGACCATCAATTACCGCGAGTCCTACGGTCTGTTCGCCTGCAGCGGTATTCTCTTTAATCACGAGAGCCCGCGTCGTGGTGAGACCTTTGTCACGCGTAAGATTACCCGTGCGGTTGCCCGCATCAAAGCCGGTCTCCAGGACAAGCTTTACCTGGGGAATCTGGATGCGCGTCGCGACTGGGGCTACGCCAAGGAATACGTCGAGGCCATGTGGCTGATGCTGCAGCAGGACGAGCCGGATGATTATGTGGTGGCTACCAACGAGACCCACAGCATCCGTGATTTTCTGGAAGCCTCCTTCAACAGCGTGGATCTGGACTGGAAAGAATTTGTGGAGTTCGACAAGCGTTTCCTGCGCCCGGCAGAAGTGGACCTGCTCATCGGTGACTACACCAAGGCCAAGACCAAGCTGGGCTGGGAGCCGCGCACGCGCATGAAGGGGCTGGCTGAGCTGATGGTGCAGGCAGATGTGGATCTGCTCAAAAAAGAACGCGCCTAG